In Rhodobacteraceae bacterium LMO-JJ12, a single window of DNA contains:
- a CDS encoding ABC transporter substrate-binding protein, with translation MKRRQLLQGALSTASMSAALVAMNGGRAVAQDSTPIPIGAALPMSGAAAGDGVEFKNGLDLAAEEINAAGGILGRPVEIHIEDTREMGADLVGQSMQRLIDRFNTPAIVNGYNLGANMVELDIAADNDVIVMHNNTQIAHPEKVKTDPERYYGGFQTDPAEFWYGPGCLNFLNSLEASGQWEPENKKIAIVASAVEYAIVIGNAIRDKAAEYGWEISTYETVPFPTSQWGPVLAKLRDDPPAAIIVTHFLAQDLAQFMTQFLAQPTKSLIYMQYGPSLPVFREIGGEAINGVIYSTVIGGLPDDFAADYRAAYKEKFGETASWLTGAQTYDCLWMYAMAAAIAGGPGEPFDGDQARKVAGVLRKMVYRGVSGSFRFDQEGLVAVSYPTQVKDPSLGLPHQFLQHQDYRTEPRLIDPDLYATHEFMLPPWLS, from the coding sequence ATGAAAAGACGGCAACTTTTACAAGGGGCGTTAAGTACGGCTAGCATGAGTGCTGCGCTGGTAGCGATGAATGGCGGTCGGGCAGTTGCACAAGACAGTACTCCGATTCCAATCGGTGCAGCGCTACCGATGTCGGGTGCAGCTGCTGGTGATGGCGTCGAGTTCAAGAACGGGCTCGATCTTGCGGCAGAAGAAATCAACGCCGCGGGCGGCATTCTTGGGCGCCCGGTCGAAATTCACATCGAAGACACCCGCGAAATGGGCGCCGACCTGGTGGGGCAGTCCATGCAGCGATTGATCGACCGCTTTAACACACCGGCTATCGTCAATGGGTATAACCTTGGTGCGAATATGGTCGAGCTGGATATCGCTGCTGATAACGACGTTATTGTCATGCACAATAACACTCAAATTGCGCATCCTGAAAAAGTCAAAACCGATCCGGAACGATATTATGGTGGGTTTCAGACCGATCCGGCTGAGTTCTGGTATGGGCCGGGTTGCCTCAACTTTCTGAACTCGCTTGAAGCTTCGGGGCAGTGGGAACCGGAGAACAAAAAAATCGCCATCGTCGCATCGGCGGTAGAATATGCTATCGTCATCGGCAACGCTATTCGCGACAAAGCCGCGGAATACGGTTGGGAGATTTCAACGTATGAAACTGTTCCCTTTCCGACCAGCCAGTGGGGGCCCGTGCTGGCAAAACTGCGTGATGACCCACCTGCAGCGATCATTGTCACACATTTTCTCGCGCAGGATCTGGCTCAGTTCATGACGCAGTTCTTGGCTCAACCGACAAAGAGCCTGATTTACATGCAGTATGGTCCTTCGCTTCCGGTCTTTCGTGAAATTGGTGGCGAGGCGATCAACGGCGTGATCTATTCAACCGTCATTGGTGGCTTGCCGGACGATTTTGCGGCGGATTACCGTGCTGCCTATAAAGAGAAATTCGGAGAAACCGCATCATGGCTGACAGGTGCGCAAACCTATGACTGTTTGTGGATGTACGCGATGGCAGCGGCAATCGCAGGCGGGCCGGGCGAGCCGTTTGATGGCGACCAGGCCCGCAAAGTGGCCGGAGTCCTGCGCAAGATGGTATATCGCGGCGTCAGCGGGTCATTCCGGTTTGATCAAGAAGGGTTGGTTGCTGTCAGCTATCCCACTCAGGTCAAGGATCCTTCGCTCGGGTTGCCGCACCAGTTCCTGCAACATCAGGACTATCGCACCGAACCTCGCCTGATCGATCCAGATCTATACGCTACACATGAGTTCATGTTGCCGCCCTGGCTTAGCTAA
- a CDS encoding DeoR/GlpR family DNA-binding transcription regulator: MPNTSLPKKEARQHKILSELGVFPQIKVSELSTRLGVSPETIRRDLAALAKQGRISRTFGGAVSLANVVPGIDERKNFMTAERDQISQIAIQQIEPNDLLLVGGGSTTIRFALKFVALSFPVTVVTHSLPFATIVSKNSLVSVEMLPGKLHADEGLTYGTNTLRAIDRFAAHKAFVGASGINERGLYALMEPGEVYAAMIEAAQETYLLIDSSKFGAASLAHFHKWNSSMTLICDQPPQKDLAQVISVAGCKLRLPDV; the protein is encoded by the coding sequence ATGCCGAATACTTCCTTGCCTAAAAAAGAGGCGCGCCAGCATAAAATTCTGTCAGAGCTCGGCGTTTTTCCGCAAATCAAGGTGAGTGAGTTATCAACTCGGCTTGGTGTTTCGCCCGAAACGATTCGGCGCGATCTCGCAGCGCTAGCGAAGCAGGGCAGAATCTCACGCACCTTTGGTGGTGCGGTTAGCTTGGCGAATGTGGTTCCGGGGATCGATGAGCGTAAGAATTTTATGACTGCAGAGCGCGATCAGATTTCGCAGATCGCTATCCAGCAGATTGAACCCAACGATTTGCTGCTTGTCGGGGGCGGGTCCACAACCATCAGATTTGCTTTAAAATTCGTCGCGTTAAGCTTTCCGGTAACGGTGGTGACGCATTCGTTGCCGTTTGCGACAATCGTTTCCAAGAACTCGTTGGTTAGCGTTGAAATGCTGCCCGGTAAGCTACACGCCGATGAGGGGCTGACGTATGGTACCAATACTTTGCGCGCGATTGATCGCTTTGCAGCGCATAAGGCCTTTGTAGGCGCATCCGGGATTAACGAGCGCGGACTTTATGCCCTTATGGAGCCGGGCGAAGTTTATGCCGCGATGATTGAAGCGGCACAAGAAACCTACCTTTTGATCGACAGCTCCAAGTTTGGTGCTGCCTCGCTGGCGCACTTTCACAAGTGGAACTCCAGCATGACCTTGATCTGCGATCAGCCCCCCCAGAAAGATTTAGCGCAGGTCATTTCAGTTGCGGGATGCAAGTTGCGCTTACCGGACGTTTGA
- a CDS encoding IS6 family transposase: MYVRFPLSLCNVEEILHERGIDVSQESVRFWWNRFGPMFAAEIRRNRINGMRAHSNWQWHLDEVFVKINGELHYLERAVDHEGEVVESFVTKRRDRKAALKFIRKSMKRYGQPHIIVTDKLRSYGAAMKFIGNSGKQEIGRWLNNRAENFHLPFRRRERAMQRFHRMRCLQKFVAIHASVCNYFNQERHLYSRDNFKANRAAALSEWRCSEFPVESGTLPDWH, translated from the coding sequence ATGTATGTTCGATTTCCGCTCTCGCTCTGCAATGTCGAGGAGATTCTGCACGAGCGAGGGATCGATGTCAGCCAAGAATCGGTCCGTTTCTGGTGGAACCGATTTGGCCCGATGTTTGCTGCCGAGATTCGGCGAAATCGCATCAACGGGATGCGAGCGCACTCCAATTGGCAGTGGCATCTGGACGAGGTCTTCGTGAAGATCAACGGTGAACTGCACTATCTTGAGCGGGCTGTGGATCACGAGGGCGAGGTGGTGGAATCCTTTGTCACGAAGCGTCGAGATCGGAAAGCTGCATTGAAATTCATAAGAAAATCAATGAAGCGGTACGGCCAACCGCACATCATTGTGACCGACAAACTCCGATCTTATGGCGCTGCGATGAAGTTTATCGGCAATTCCGGCAAGCAGGAGATCGGCCGCTGGCTGAACAATCGAGCGGAGAATTTCCACCTGCCATTTCGACGACGAGAACGGGCAATGCAACGGTTCCACAGAATGCGATGTTTGCAGAAATTCGTCGCCATTCATGCCTCCGTCTGCAACTATTTCAATCAGGAGCGCCACCTTTACTCACGCGACAATTTCAAGGCCAATCGAGCCGCTGCTCTCTCCGAGTGGCGCTGTTCTGAATTTCCTGTCGAAAGTGGAACCCTGCCTGATTGGCATTGA
- a CDS encoding ABC transporter ATP-binding protein, translated as MKGIRSGYEGIEVLQGVSLSIASGELVTVVGPNGHGKSTLLHTISGIVPLRSGEIRLDGTTISKPAHQVAALGIAHVPQGDLLFPDMTVYENLLMGAFLCSDRKEIARRLEEVHDLLPKLAERKNQVVSTLSGGERRMVGIGRGLMMNARLLMIDEPSLGLAPLIIEQIYEVIAALGREGRTILLIEENPARIADISDRMFLLDNGEFVWSGPPAELLASDELITAYLGG; from the coding sequence GTGAAGGGTATCCGTTCCGGATATGAAGGCATAGAGGTGTTGCAGGGTGTATCCCTGTCCATCGCATCGGGGGAGTTGGTGACCGTGGTCGGTCCGAATGGCCACGGAAAATCTACTCTGCTGCACACTATCTCGGGAATTGTGCCGCTACGCAGCGGAGAGATACGGCTTGACGGTACGACTATAAGCAAACCGGCGCATCAGGTAGCGGCACTTGGGATCGCCCATGTACCGCAGGGCGATCTGCTGTTTCCCGACATGACGGTGTATGAAAACCTGCTCATGGGCGCGTTTCTGTGTAGTGACCGCAAGGAAATTGCCCGGCGGCTGGAGGAAGTGCACGATTTGCTTCCCAAGTTGGCCGAACGTAAGAACCAAGTCGTTTCTACGCTGTCGGGTGGCGAACGGCGGATGGTCGGCATCGGGCGCGGTTTGATGATGAACGCGCGGTTGCTGATGATTGACGAACCGTCACTGGGTCTCGCGCCTTTGATCATAGAACAGATCTATGAAGTCATCGCGGCCCTTGGTCGCGAAGGACGAACCATTTTGCTTATTGAGGAAAACCCGGCGCGTATCGCTGATATTTCGGACCGGATGTTCTTGCTCGACAACGGTGAATTTGTTTGGTCCGGCCCGCCGGCCGAACTGCTGGCAAGTGATGAACTGATCACCGCGTATTTAGGGGGATAA
- a CDS encoding sugar ABC transporter substrate-binding protein, producing the protein MELNFKIQRAASALGVLAAGLVATAAFAQDDPAKVTLEQIQAPQATACDGGKTYTIAYSHSVSEAAIVRQVRHFATERSKELGCVTVLHDNTQNNNLEQQINAVQGWVTLGVDAIVVTPIDSSALAPLQKQAQAAGIKWLTYLGEMDDSDGYVGFNHAQSGQLIANAAVDWVKANNVENPEALVTTLTGLPSLSPRWTEVEKIFAENGITIVSKQDSADQTSGLQLAETVMTQHPGLDIIIGLNDDAAVGAYRAVKVSGVDQNAMFVGGQDGSLEGLTAVNEGGAYRGSSAILINDLGSNIVDQALNAINGNGPSFAFTGTVWASKANQDQLDKLLNNYK; encoded by the coding sequence ATGGAACTCAATTTTAAAATCCAACGCGCCGCATCGGCTCTTGGCGTCCTCGCCGCTGGCTTAGTTGCGACTGCTGCCTTCGCACAAGATGATCCGGCCAAAGTCACACTTGAACAAATCCAAGCTCCGCAAGCGACGGCCTGTGATGGCGGCAAAACCTATACCATCGCCTATAGCCACTCGGTTTCCGAAGCAGCGATCGTGCGGCAGGTCCGTCATTTTGCCACCGAGCGCAGCAAAGAGCTTGGCTGTGTTACCGTGCTGCATGACAACACGCAAAACAACAATCTGGAGCAGCAGATCAACGCCGTTCAAGGCTGGGTTACATTGGGCGTGGACGCCATCGTGGTGACACCTATTGATTCCTCCGCGCTGGCGCCGCTGCAAAAGCAGGCGCAAGCGGCTGGTATCAAATGGCTGACCTACCTTGGTGAAATGGACGATTCTGATGGGTATGTCGGCTTTAACCACGCCCAATCTGGTCAGTTGATTGCCAATGCCGCCGTTGATTGGGTCAAAGCGAACAACGTTGAAAATCCCGAGGCGCTGGTCACCACGCTAACCGGACTGCCGTCGCTGTCGCCGCGTTGGACCGAAGTAGAAAAAATCTTTGCAGAAAACGGCATTACCATCGTGTCCAAACAGGATTCCGCCGATCAGACCAGCGGTCTGCAACTGGCAGAAACCGTCATGACCCAGCACCCCGGACTGGATATCATCATCGGGCTGAACGATGATGCGGCTGTTGGTGCCTACCGTGCGGTTAAAGTATCCGGAGTAGATCAGAACGCCATGTTCGTCGGCGGTCAGGATGGTTCACTTGAGGGTTTGACTGCGGTCAACGAGGGTGGTGCCTATCGTGGTTCCTCCGCGATCCTGATCAATGATCTAGGGTCAAATATCGTCGATCAGGCACTTAATGCGATCAACGGAAATGGACCAAGCTTTGCTTTTACCGGCACGGTCTGGGCGTCGAAGGCCAATCAGGATCAACTGGATAAGTTGCTGAACAATTACAAGTAA
- a CDS encoding branched-chain amino acid ABC transporter permease, translating into MNTFYSILVSGLTVGALYAIATIGLSLVWGALGVLNMAHGALLTLGGYAAYGAITGLGLPIPVGVIASVLAGVVAGGLIYVLVVRNVLRQASADFEANVMIATVGVAIALENGILLWFGGQPLKQPITVSGAMSLGPIAMPWQNLIIMFAAVLAMAVLTLLLARTRIGRAIRATAQNGTAAKLMGVAVDRVYLYVLMLSGAVAAICGLLLSSMVQLSPSLGNDPMLKAFIMCVVAGLGNLPGAVMVSFALALLEAWVQYAFGARWGYPMLLSAVVLVLILRPGGLLGRVKVQRM; encoded by the coding sequence ATGAATACATTTTATTCAATACTGGTGTCGGGGCTTACTGTTGGTGCACTTTACGCTATCGCGACGATTGGTCTGTCGTTGGTTTGGGGGGCCCTTGGCGTTCTAAACATGGCGCATGGTGCGCTGCTGACCTTGGGTGGTTATGCCGCTTATGGTGCAATTACTGGCTTGGGTCTTCCCATACCTGTCGGGGTCATTGCCTCGGTTCTCGCTGGGGTGGTGGCGGGTGGGCTGATCTACGTATTGGTTGTCCGCAATGTGCTGCGGCAAGCCAGCGCCGATTTTGAAGCGAATGTTATGATTGCCACAGTTGGCGTCGCAATCGCTCTGGAAAACGGAATCCTGCTTTGGTTCGGAGGTCAGCCGTTAAAGCAGCCGATCACCGTAAGCGGAGCGATGTCGCTTGGTCCTATTGCCATGCCGTGGCAAAATCTGATCATCATGTTCGCAGCCGTTTTGGCTATGGCGGTGCTTACGCTTCTATTGGCACGTACCCGGATCGGTCGTGCTATCCGCGCCACTGCCCAGAATGGGACGGCGGCCAAGTTGATGGGCGTGGCGGTAGATCGTGTTTATCTTTACGTTCTGATGCTCTCGGGCGCGGTTGCAGCGATTTGTGGCTTGCTGTTGTCGTCTATGGTGCAACTATCGCCGTCGCTTGGAAACGACCCGATGCTCAAGGCATTCATCATGTGTGTTGTCGCGGGTTTGGGCAATTTACCCGGCGCAGTGATGGTTTCCTTCGCGCTCGCTTTGCTGGAAGCTTGGGTTCAATACGCTTTCGGAGCCCGCTGGGGTTATCCGATGTTGCTAAGTGCGGTTGTGCTGGTGCTGATCTTGCGCCCCGGGGGTCTTTTGGGTCGCGTTAAGGTTCAGCGGATGTAG
- a CDS encoding IclR family transcriptional regulator, with product MKPSGDVDQTLYKSLMVLEAVASSSEPCGITELADKLSLTKSNTHRILRGFVSLGYLRVSETRGRYELTSKLWEMGSHFFSKLDVHRICAPYMTRIAAETQETVLLSSLEGTEVLFLGMIESSQAIRAYTAVGQRAPAHCISSGQVQLAWANESILDLVKADLTQHTPNTITNAAELDERLETIRREGFAISECEWNANANAVAVPIFNAVGAVIAGIAISGPDNRLDRAACIKHSSMLIEIGKEISGILGYREA from the coding sequence GTGAAACCATCGGGTGATGTCGACCAGACGCTCTACAAGAGCCTGATGGTGCTCGAAGCCGTAGCATCGTCAAGTGAACCATGTGGCATTACCGAATTAGCTGACAAACTCAGTTTGACCAAAAGCAATACACATCGGATATTGCGTGGCTTTGTTTCACTTGGATACCTACGGGTATCCGAAACACGTGGCCGCTACGAACTCACCAGTAAGTTGTGGGAGATGGGCTCCCATTTCTTTTCCAAGCTTGATGTTCACCGGATATGCGCGCCCTACATGACAAGGATTGCCGCAGAAACGCAGGAGACTGTCTTGCTGTCATCGCTTGAGGGGACCGAGGTGTTGTTCTTGGGTATGATCGAAAGCTCTCAAGCTATACGTGCATATACTGCTGTAGGACAGCGCGCACCTGCACATTGTATTTCGAGCGGACAGGTTCAGCTCGCATGGGCGAATGAGAGTATTTTAGACCTCGTCAAAGCCGATTTGACACAACATACGCCGAACACGATCACAAATGCAGCCGAACTTGATGAGCGGCTTGAGACAATTCGGCGAGAGGGGTTTGCAATTTCTGAATGTGAATGGAACGCCAACGCAAATGCAGTTGCCGTCCCGATTTTTAATGCCGTTGGCGCGGTAATCGCGGGTATTGCCATTTCCGGACCGGACAATCGGCTCGACAGGGCAGCATGTATCAAGCATAGTTCCATGCTCATTGAAATAGGCAAGGAAATTTCAGGAATACTCGGCTACCGCGAAGCTTGA
- a CDS encoding phosphotransferase family protein: MDSAIQKQLDAAVEAVPGWSTESVKVEPLVGGLLNSNWLATFEGKKYFMKVYGIGSENFVDRTQSVEATRQAHALGIGPELLFYDGETGLEVSEFLTEHTASTSADFARRDFLDAVIDLYAKQHGSKMFSTTKDIFSMTDEHITQGAEIGAGVPADFPWLLKQYNKAKDAFFASGLDLVPCHGDPMPGNFMVRMNGDQLEDMKLIDFEFASNNERAYELGVFLGEVFVDEETSLELIERYYGELRRDIVARVMIARAVADMKWGSWAVQQRKLSEWDFDYQKYGIWKYARARMLFNDPRWDDWLRTI, encoded by the coding sequence ATGGACAGTGCAATTCAAAAACAACTGGACGCCGCAGTGGAGGCCGTGCCCGGCTGGTCAACCGAATCCGTCAAGGTTGAACCACTGGTCGGGGGGCTGCTGAACTCTAACTGGTTGGCCACGTTTGAAGGTAAGAAGTATTTCATGAAAGTCTACGGAATTGGGTCGGAGAACTTTGTCGACCGCACCCAATCTGTTGAGGCGACGCGTCAGGCACATGCTCTCGGGATCGGACCAGAGCTGTTGTTTTATGACGGCGAAACCGGGCTTGAAGTATCGGAATTCCTGACCGAACACACCGCTTCGACCAGCGCCGATTTCGCCCGCCGTGATTTTCTGGATGCTGTGATTGATCTTTATGCCAAGCAGCATGGCTCAAAGATGTTTTCCACGACCAAGGACATCTTCTCGATGACCGATGAACACATCACGCAAGGGGCAGAGATCGGTGCTGGTGTGCCTGCCGATTTCCCTTGGTTGCTCAAGCAATACAACAAAGCGAAGGATGCATTTTTCGCGTCTGGATTGGATCTGGTGCCCTGTCACGGCGACCCGATGCCAGGAAATTTCATGGTGCGGATGAACGGTGATCAGCTTGAGGACATGAAGCTGATCGACTTTGAATTCGCGTCAAACAATGAACGTGCATATGAGCTGGGCGTTTTTCTTGGTGAGGTCTTTGTTGATGAGGAGACATCGCTGGAACTAATCGAGCGATACTACGGCGAATTGCGCCGCGATATCGTCGCGCGGGTCATGATAGCGCGTGCTGTGGCCGACATGAAATGGGGTTCTTGGGCGGTGCAACAGCGCAAGTTGTCGGAATGGGACTTCGATTATCAGAAATACGGCATCTGGAAATACGCTCGCGCCCGCATGTTGTTCAATGACCCCCGATGGGATGATTGGCTGAGGACAATTTAA
- a CDS encoding branched-chain amino acid ABC transporter permease, giving the protein MKKLLSRNGSKDLLIALLLIIAAAILPMVIESRYVMGQIILALFYACIASQWNLVFGFAGVFSLAPLAIFAAGGYATAMLCFFLGWSVWAALLPGALVAVVFSILIGLACLRLSGVYVALLTLAVTQVMYLLIVTDTECFIQVGSVCRQLTGGPGGFSRFGDFGTRALLRGKWIIGNYAIVCTLFVIIMTVTWVLIKSPMGHAFRAIRDNPGYAIARGVNRFRVQMLVFGISAFFTGLAGGVYAAHFQVIGPTILQLPTLMFIIAIVVVGGTGTFWGPLVGTVVLVGADELMREFGQFRTFGLGIIIAGAIVLMPNGLVGRVRQLGTYFKQLKRA; this is encoded by the coding sequence ATGAAAAAGCTGCTGAGCCGAAATGGGTCGAAGGATCTGTTAATCGCCCTGCTCTTGATTATTGCCGCCGCGATACTGCCTATGGTGATCGAAAGCCGCTATGTGATGGGGCAAATCATACTTGCGCTTTTTTATGCTTGCATCGCCTCTCAATGGAATCTGGTCTTTGGATTTGCCGGAGTTTTTTCACTTGCACCACTGGCGATCTTTGCTGCGGGTGGCTACGCGACTGCGATGCTTTGCTTTTTTCTCGGTTGGTCCGTCTGGGCGGCACTCCTACCTGGCGCATTGGTGGCGGTAGTGTTTTCAATCCTGATCGGTCTAGCCTGTCTTAGGCTATCAGGGGTCTACGTCGCTTTGTTGACGCTGGCCGTCACGCAGGTGATGTATTTGTTGATCGTTACCGATACGGAATGTTTCATTCAGGTCGGCAGCGTTTGTCGGCAGTTGACCGGTGGTCCCGGCGGCTTTTCGCGTTTTGGTGACTTTGGCACCCGTGCGTTGTTGCGAGGCAAGTGGATTATCGGAAACTATGCCATCGTGTGCACGCTATTTGTCATCATCATGACGGTCACATGGGTCTTGATCAAGAGCCCGATGGGCCACGCCTTTCGCGCTATTCGAGACAATCCAGGCTATGCTATTGCGCGCGGCGTCAATCGTTTTCGCGTGCAAATGCTGGTTTTCGGGATTTCGGCGTTTTTTACAGGTCTTGCCGGCGGGGTCTATGCCGCGCATTTTCAAGTTATCGGGCCAACAATCCTGCAGCTTCCGACATTGATGTTCATCATCGCCATCGTTGTCGTCGGCGGTACCGGCACGTTCTGGGGACCACTTGTCGGAACGGTTGTCCTTGTCGGCGCGGACGAGTTGATGCGCGAGTTCGGTCAGTTTCGCACCTTTGGTCTTGGCATCATTATTGCTGGGGCGATCGTATTGATGCCCAATGGTCTGGTCGGGCGTGTGCGCCAACTCGGCACGTACTTCAAACAGCTTAAACGGGCATGA
- a CDS encoding phosphotransferase has translation MTDNSSDVESIACGLAAEVLGAEPDTMVNPLTVLASPAWRGVEAAIWRASSADKSIILKQFHDDTGFYVDQSAAILASDQAGKLGVGPKVLKSWPAQNTIGFEDLTAPWRAGGLHDVVNVTTRANVIKQKIAFQQGAKLEKSASIFEEIIALAAHGAKVGATLHRDCPVFLDFFADADARISSLGRDSKPCHRDGNTANLMVSPDGAVKLIDFDVAANCDPYEDIGVWLIEFFDNDLDARAGFEEWHGNFDEGLFQRAMLYGMADDLRWGLIGAIMAKTSPRRSLEFGKYASWRFLRLEALAKTSVASDRIRKAA, from the coding sequence ATGACAGACAATAGCAGCGACGTAGAATCCATCGCATGCGGTCTTGCGGCCGAGGTTTTGGGCGCTGAACCTGACACAATGGTCAACCCGCTAACAGTTCTTGCCTCACCTGCGTGGCGTGGGGTTGAAGCTGCCATCTGGCGTGCCTCAAGTGCGGATAAGTCCATTATTTTAAAGCAATTCCACGACGATACCGGGTTTTACGTTGACCAGTCGGCAGCGATTCTAGCATCTGATCAGGCCGGAAAGTTGGGCGTCGGGCCTAAGGTTCTGAAATCGTGGCCTGCGCAAAACACCATTGGCTTTGAAGACCTGACGGCGCCTTGGCGTGCTGGTGGCTTGCATGACGTGGTCAACGTCACTACCCGCGCCAATGTCATCAAACAAAAAATCGCGTTCCAACAGGGTGCTAAGCTAGAAAAATCGGCCAGCATTTTTGAGGAAATCATTGCCCTTGCCGCCCATGGTGCAAAGGTTGGCGCAACGCTGCACCGCGACTGCCCTGTGTTTCTTGATTTCTTTGCCGATGCTGATGCGCGCATTTCCAGCCTTGGCCGCGATAGCAAACCTTGCCACCGCGACGGCAATACCGCCAACCTGATGGTCTCCCCCGACGGCGCGGTAAAGTTGATTGATTTCGACGTCGCGGCGAACTGCGACCCTTACGAGGATATCGGCGTCTGGTTGATCGAGTTTTTCGACAATGATCTCGATGCTCGCGCCGGTTTTGAGGAATGGCACGGCAATTTTGACGAGGGGTTGTTTCAACGCGCGATGCTCTACGGCATGGCCGACGATCTGCGTTGGGGGCTGATCGGTGCAATCATGGCAAAAACGTCGCCTCGGCGCAGTCTGGAGTTTGGCAAATACGCCTCTTGGCGCTTCTTGCGGCTTGAGGCTTTGGCCAAGACATCCGTCGCCAGTGACCGCATTCGCAAAGCCGCCTGA
- a CDS encoding SDR family oxidoreductase, with the protein MTKFDFTGKHAVVTGGSSGIGAAVVRSLAEAGASVTVLSRKPYHTDDEKAMYDDPKVDFAELDVADSAAVSRVFAEIAKTKGIDISVLSAGLLLAGSVLDTDDETWRQTMAVNLDGLFYTTRESVRHMMEQGRGGKIVSIGSISGYRSNQGFAAYCTAKGGALNFTRQVAMDYAAHGINVNAIAPGFITTPMTDIYDDNVKAMLAGQTPDGKWGTPKQIADAAMFMCSDLSDHIHGQSLLVDGGWSLGVFAQF; encoded by the coding sequence ATGACAAAGTTTGATTTTACCGGAAAACACGCCGTTGTGACGGGCGGTAGTTCGGGAATTGGCGCAGCGGTAGTTCGGTCCCTAGCAGAGGCTGGGGCCAGTGTGACCGTATTGTCCCGCAAACCCTATCACACTGATGATGAAAAAGCGATGTATGACGACCCCAAGGTCGACTTCGCAGAATTGGACGTAGCGGATAGCGCCGCGGTGAGCCGGGTTTTCGCCGAGATTGCAAAGACCAAAGGCATTGATATTTCTGTTCTTTCCGCCGGATTGCTACTGGCTGGTTCCGTGCTTGATACAGACGACGAAACTTGGCGACAGACAATGGCGGTCAATCTGGATGGGCTTTTCTACACTACCCGAGAATCTGTTCGCCACATGATGGAGCAAGGCCGCGGCGGCAAGATCGTTTCGATCGGGTCTATTTCCGGTTACCGTAGCAATCAGGGTTTCGCAGCCTACTGCACAGCAAAGGGCGGCGCATTGAATTTCACCCGTCAGGTGGCAATGGATTACGCGGCGCATGGCATTAACGTAAACGCTATCGCACCGGGATTTATCACCACTCCGATGACCGATATCTACGATGACAATGTCAAGGCGATGTTGGCCGGGCAAACACCTGATGGAAAATGGGGCACCCCCAAACAAATTGCCGATGCGGCGATGTTTATGTGCTCTGATCTATCGGATCACATCCATGGTCAAAGCCTGCTGGTCGACGGCGGCTGGTCGCTGGGAGTTTTCGCACAGTTCTGA
- a CDS encoding ABC transporter ATP-binding protein encodes MANSDQLLVCEGVTRRFGSLVAVEDISISVRKGEILGIGGPNGAGKTTFFDVVTGVTPASSGKIIFDGHDITRLTADRICQMGIARTFQLNAAFEHMTVLENVEIAAYYGRTRRLFPGLRLGEPVRRAATEALEFTGLIDKAHRTVAELPVLDRKLLMIAGAIATSPKILFLDEPVGGLNSTEIDLIIGLVRRLAQNGLTIVLIEHVMRFLLDLSSRVLIMHHGSLLFEGRPEDVSEDDRVVEVYLGHGTKERLKQHFAPKAGAKK; translated from the coding sequence ATGGCAAATTCTGATCAGCTACTGGTTTGCGAGGGGGTTACTCGGCGTTTTGGATCCCTCGTGGCGGTAGAGGATATTTCAATCTCTGTGCGTAAAGGTGAAATCCTTGGTATTGGCGGTCCCAACGGTGCGGGCAAGACGACTTTCTTTGATGTGGTTACGGGGGTCACTCCGGCATCCTCGGGGAAGATAATTTTTGACGGGCACGACATCACCCGTTTGACCGCTGACCGCATTTGTCAGATGGGAATAGCCAGAACCTTTCAGTTGAATGCCGCGTTCGAGCATATGACCGTTTTGGAAAATGTTGAAATCGCCGCGTATTATGGGCGAACACGTCGGCTTTTCCCCGGGCTTCGTCTGGGAGAACCCGTCCGTCGCGCAGCAACCGAAGCATTGGAATTTACCGGGCTGATAGATAAAGCACATCGTACCGTTGCAGAGCTTCCGGTTTTGGACCGCAAACTGCTGATGATCGCCGGGGCGATCGCCACCTCACCTAAGATATTATTTCTGGACGAACCTGTCGGCGGCTTAAACTCGACCGAAATTGATCTGATCATCGGGTTGGTGCGACGGCTGGCTCAGAACGGACTGACCATAGTCTTGATTGAGCACGTCATGCGTTTCTTGCTGGATTTGTCCAGTCGGGTTTTGATCATGCACCATGGCAGCCTCCTGTTTGAAGGTCGTCCTGAAGACGTTTCTGAAGATGACCGAGTAGTTGAAGTGTATTTAGGTCATGGAACTAAGGAACGGTTGAAACAACATTTCGCCCCCAAGGCTGGAGCAAAGAAATGA